Below is a window of Stigmatopora nigra isolate UIUO_SnigA chromosome 3, RoL_Snig_1.1, whole genome shotgun sequence DNA.
CAAAGAGCATCTGAAAGTCATGTTCACAGTATTTTCTGCCTTcaaactgcaaagcaaaagagATTGATTGGAGAAAGCACATTCTAATCACAAATGCATGCTAGTtacatgaattaaaatgaaatagtacCTCATAGAAGAGTCCATCCGGAAACTGTTGAAAACACTGGGCACAAACGAAGCACTGTTCATGATACAACTCTCCATTACTGTTGACAATCTTTTCTGTGGGCGCAAAGCCACTCTTACATCTTTCACAGGCTGCACTGGCCAGTGCATTGGCGATGCTGTtacaaagcaacaacaaaaaagcaacaatttatttattttctcactCAATTCCAATATGATCTTTACTGCGTTTCTTCCAGCGCGTGTTATTATAGACTAGACTTGAGCCAGAGCATAAGAACTAAATTGCTTACTACAAACGCAACCCCTAATTTGAGTTTGATTGAAGCTAATATGGTAAGGAAATGAGGCACATACgataaacatacacacagatTCGTCATATGGATTGGAAAGAGTAATTACTCTTCACTACATTAATATACTCTGCAAACGATGACTAATTTAGCATGCTAACTAACTAATGTCTGCAAAGAGATAAATCcagacatttatttatataagtGCACGTTTACTTTCAAAATCagtaaaaatgtgtacatttcaGGGCAGTTACGCGTTGTTAGATCgcgtgtttattttattttttattatttgtatttgcaATGGCGTTAGCTTTAGCTCGGTAGTGCTTCGAGTTAGCGCTAACTCCTACTAAATTAGCAGGAATAAACGTAGGTTATGTAAACTATGTTGATGTTAATGTTAACACTCACCTGCCCGTCATTCCGATCACCCCTAGCATGACCTGTTGAAATCCGAAATTGTAGAAAACAAAAGGGTGTTATTTCGTCAACGCGCCTGTTGAGTTACGCTTTCTAGGGCGTGTCCTCGAAGAACGCGAAGAGACTTGCCCACTGACAGACCCCAAAGAACAACAACACTCCTTCACAAATCGGGGTCGAAAGTTCAATCTCGACCGATAGAATCGAGATTTCAACTTTCTTTGCAGAGTGGATAATTATAAAGTTGTGGAGGTATATACGAGAAATGTTGTCTTTTGTTACGCGTTGTTTAACCCGTTATAATTGTGTCTAATTTAAAATGGTTTATTGGGGTACCGGCCCTCTCAAAAACCCAGGTCGCCCTTTGTGCAAACCATTAAACTTCACATCTGTTGCAATATACTAAtccaaatatagaaataaatgtaGTTTGCGGTATGTCCTCCAATGCATTGGATGTCTTAGAAAGGCAAAATGAGTTGCAGAAGACCTGTCCTGTGCTATGGCCCCGTGAGAGAAACTGGGCAACATTTGCAAATAAATCATAAAGGTTGAGCATCAAACTTGCACAGCTATAATTCTTCAAGGGTTATTATTGTGAGTGCATTTTTGTTCCAATCAATCGAGCATATTTTAGTGTCACCTATGAAAATTCTGCTGAATTAAGTGTCACCTGGGCTAAGCCATATAGATGATGGAAGTTGTCAACCGTGATTTAAAGGGTTTCTTTAATTCATGAACACTTCGAAAGTGATATCAATCAGAGACCACCAAGAGATCCTTTGCACATTGTAAGACCTCCCATTTGATACCCAACTTAAAGCAAAACATGACACTAATCCACCTATTTTAGTAGGAATCAGTATTTTACTTTTGCATATTTAATCACATATTTACAGTGACCCCGGAAACAGTTACGATGTCTTTTGAGTGGTATAAATTTTGAAAAGTTTCAACCTTGAGATGACAGTTCATTctttacagtatttttataTTGTCAAATGTATTATGTGCAGATAAATTcatagaaaacatttttatacattttaaattgacaagagctctaaagagaaaaaaaaacttcaattcaTAGCGAGACTAGAGAATTTTACTTGTGGAGTAGACATTGAAATCAAAGTCGGCTTTCACATATACACTTTAAAATTGCCCTCTGGGATGACTCTTAGCTtaatgtttgggatttttttttatctgtctaTTTGAATTTGATGGTAGACTAAACCCGAAAGATGAAAACTGCCAAATATTGTACATGAAATTAAACTCAAGAGAATGTTAAACATTTGTTGGAAGTGTAAGTAGATGTAGTATTCCTACATAAGAAACACTAATAAAACGTAAAGATGCATGAATGTGATCAGTTTTATTTACTGCCTTCATACTATTCAGTCATTTAACAACCCAAACTGGCTCCCGTTCACCCAAAATCTTCCTAAATGTCTCAACCTcttcaaaaaatatatgcaaattgATGGGCATTAAAGGTGAAGAGCATTCTTTCACGCTGCATATCCATAAACCTTAATTACAAAGGTTAACTGCCAGGGTATGGTTGAAATCAAACTTAACAGAATTTTAAACGGATCATGACTTATATTactgaataaatacatgatttACAGAACGTCATACAACTGCCACACTATCCGCTTCATTCCAAGGTGAAAACATTATCCCTAAAATCTAAATGAACAAAACACCGAACAAATCTGTAAATTGTTCAGACCAAAGTGCTTAATcttttgtcaaaacaaaaacaacaagtttGAGATATATtaacataatatacatataaaacatacaaagatttgaaaacaattttaGATAATTCCTTTGGAACCTGCCTGATTAGATCAGAATCTAAATTAATGTCACCCCCAGGTCTTCTTAAAATGTATCAGAgtacatttaatattttcaatatcAATGTCCTAAAATATACCAGagtagttttcattttttcaataacAAGCGAGCAATGATAGCTGTTCGACAACATATGCACACTTGCACTCAAATCTCTTATGTGGCTTCCAACTTGTGCACAGCTTTACCAGGTGGGCATCATGTCAGGGAACCAGACACGGCCAAGATGCTTCGACACCTCCCAGTGGATGTCATCCAGCCCATAGCGGTGATCTGGAACCAGGACTTCCTCCATGATTGATAACTGGGTCAGTCTATGTCCACACATTTtgacaaactccacaaaggcgCTGCAGGAAACTTCACACTCTCCCAAGCCAATTGCTGACAATTGCGTGCAACGCTGCGCTATGCGGATTAGCTCCTCATCTAACGGCCGTAGCCCATTAGCGCACACCACCAACTCGACCAGCCGAGGGCAGGTGAGCCCAACGCGGCCCAGTACGTCCTTACTGACCGAACGGCCAAAATACAGATGCGTGACAGGAAGTTCATCACGGAAGAAGGGGCCAAACTCATCCTCGTAGAGGAAGAAATACATGACCAGGTTGAATTTTGGCGAGTGACGCACCATGGCATCCCAACTGCTTTTCTTGATTGTATGGAATTGCTGACCTGGATTTTCACTCACCACGTCGATGCGCAGGTGCTCCAAATGCACATGCTTTTCTGACGAGAGCGCAATAAGCAGTTCATCACTCAACAAATGGTAGTTCAGGGCCAATTCTCTCAGACCGTGGCACTGATCTGCCACACACAGGATGCCTGAAAGAGGAGCAAATGGCAAAGCGACATAAGGATTCCATTGTTATGCAGTTTAGTCAGGAGTTGGGTAACACAATGTTATTGCCTCACAAAGTTTAAGTACTTACATAGTCCAACATTGACCCTTTTCAGTCATGACTTGACAGGACCAATACTGGACCATTATATTTATGGCTAAGATATTAATAAACAGAATTGAATAGCTTTCAGCTATTTTTGGAAACTCTTTGaataaatggcaaaatatgGTCTACTTTCTTTCCTTTGGAtatgatgttttattcattctaCATTATATCTTGGGAAGTTAGTGCACACTGCTTTTctaatttttaataaaataggGACATGTTTTTACGACCCATTAGAAGAATAATAAGGTTATTTTGTGATAAGCTGATTGTGGTGATATCGAAAATAAAAAGGTGAAGTCTCTGCGACTATACAACGGGGACACACGTCTTCTCTACAAGGTTGCGTTGATTTCACCATGTTCATTAAAGAGATTTGTATCATCCCCATCAGGCCAGAGTCTGTAGGATCTTGGCAGCCCAACAAAATGGTATAATGGCCTCAGGCCATCACTAATGTCCAGCCCTGTTATATTTGTTAAAGGTTCAGACAGAATTGATTTTGTCTACATGGATTGCTGCCCCAACTTTGCATACCAATAGCGACAATTGTTCTAGAACAATCGAACAGTAAAGATAATGTATCAGCTGGCCAAATGCCCCAATTTGTTCTTGTTGTCAATACCTGCAGGTGACACATGAGGACAACTGCTCATTTTCAGCAGTTTCAGCGTGTCGCTGTTATTGGCCACAAGTACTTTGAGGGAGGGGTCGTCTACAGGTGTGTCATCAATCTTCAGCGAGGACAAGGACTTGGAGTTCACAAAAACCACTGTCAACGCTGATATGAAGTGAGACTGTTGAAATGtcacaacaaaaggaaaaatgagTTCACTTTATAGAAAAGAATACCATAgcattgttgtcttttttgttttgtttcactaTTGTGTGATTCTGAAAAGTATTTTAgttgaaatataaaaaacattaaaaatgtgtttcggCCGATCAATTACGTATAAATGAATGGGTGCATATGCCATTCATAACATATGAGCACAACTGTTCACTTCCTCTCTGAGTGACAGAGAACACACATTTTCCAGTGTCCTATAACATCTCCTGCAAAAGGAACCACAATGCCACTGTTGCAAAAGTTTGGCAATGGGACAATCCACTGACCTTAGGCAGCTCCATGAAGCTGGGCCGAGCTGTGGAGATGATGCCCAGTGTTTTCAGAGAACAGTTTACAAGCTGAGAAAGTATGTTGCATGCCGCTTCTGCAGACTCTCTACTGCTGTCCACCTGGAACGGATGAAACAAATACTTGAAATAAAAACGTAAGTTTCACATAATACACAACATCTGGTCTTCTCTCACAGACGGAAATTACCTTGAAGCTGACATACTGCAAGTGGTTGGCGTGTCTTTTGATAATTTGTTTAATGAGGTCAGGGTGCGTGGCCTTCAGGTAGGAGCTAGCTGGCTGGTTCAATTCAAACTCAAAGCATCGCCACAACTCAGGCATGTGAAAAGCATGGTTCCAGCCCCTGCAGACCTGCATTCATACAAATTGCATTTTAGTCATGGTCCAAACCACCCATAAATCAAACCATTCAGGAgagtcaaattattttttttcaacaccgTTATCATTAGGGATGCTTTGCAAATCAAAGATCCCAAAaggtaaaattgtttttttatcctGTACACCAATCCAAACATtcatgaaaaacattttccttttcaACTACACCAAAAATGGgtgcagcaacaaaaaaaggcacatttcaTTTCCATTGGCAAAAACTGTTGCAATttagaaaaaatgaatagaattatttatttagccattaaaatgaatgagacaCTAATTAAAAGAGCCAAATAACTGCTTAATTTCGAGTAATTTTCACTGAGTATGCTAAATGTTGCACTGTTACAATGTGTACCTGAGAAGCATAAGCTCTATCCAGCAGAGGCAGGTATTGGAGGATGTGGAGAAGGACCTCTTGGGGAAGATGTTCCCAAAGGACCACTCTTTCGTCAAGATCTGCTTCACAACTCTGCTTGCAAGACCGCTTGGAAGATCCACTGCTGGTGCCACCCCCATCCACCTGCTTTGTTCCCAGGACACGTTTCATCCTGGCAAATACATAgattgagaaggtaatggtgattATGTAAATAATCTTGATCACCAAATTTGTTATCACACTGTATAAATtgattttacattatttaaaaatacatatttttatacattcttcattcaaatttgagacactcaaaattgcccctaggtatgagtgtaagcgagAATGTTTGTtagtctccttttgccctgtgattggctggccaccaattcgtgGTGTCCcctcctctggcccaaagtcagctgggataggctccagcacccccgcgaccttagTGGGCGGTTCAGAAAGAGATGAGAACACAAgtcgtcaacaacataaatatgtaGTTGACTTTATTACCAGACAGTTCATTAAgcacacttaaaaatcttaattaCTTGACATAGTTAATAGTTTACAAATAAGTAAATAACTACTTTCAGTGTTGTTAACTTGTTCATGAAGGGGAAATTCATCATATATTGTGAACACGTTTGAGGAAAGCTGATCAGTAACCATGACTAATTCGTTTTTTTATTAGTAATTTCtccaaaaaaggaaaagcatATAAAGGcttgatattaaaaatatatatatcgatATATATAAGGTCTCATTTCATAATCTTCACATTGAGTTGGTGGACACGCCTACTTGTCCCACAACAAACACAAGCCTCTTATGACTTATTCATAAACTTCACAAAAGCATACAATTATCAAACAAGCATTCTAAGAAAATATAACCTAACATTGTTTGCACTCCTTGTGTCATGTCTTGTATAAGCTAAAAATGTCCCACCTGTCATTTCCTTACACCACAAACAGGAGTTAGCTCAGTTTAGCCAAACCACGATTAGATTAGTTAGCATGTTTTCGAAAATGTCAGGCTACGATTTAAACAATCTAGTGAAACACCTCCAAATTTGTTTGCTTCATAAGTTGTCAAATGTCCTCGTCTTACCTGATATCAACTCAGTCAgcttttttgtttataaaaagCTAGCAGTGAGCTTCAACCGGGACCTACACAACAAAACTGCGTTCGAGCTGCTCCGCTCAAACACATTGGACCATAAAATGTCACAGTTGTTTCAGAAATCAGTAAATATCAGCCAAGAGGAGAAGAGTTGTGATTTCTTGACGTGAATTCGTCTCGGTACGTGTGACCCAGATTCGTCCTCCGTGCTGCTTTAGTAGTTTTGTCAGTCAGTTAAAGATGGCGTTTATGTAATGCAGGCTAGCATCGAGGAGCTGATGTCTTGAGAGAGCCGAGCCGTTTGTGAAAGGAATCAACAGGGGGCGCTGTTTCACCAAAACTAAATTTGCATAGATATTTCCATACGCTACTGTAGTGgtttcatttgctttttttccaacatgAATATGGAAATGAATAATATTCTCCGATCCCCCCAGTGGCAATAAAGGGAATTGTGATTCTAGTTGTATGGTTCACTTACAgggcaatccattttgacaattAAGAGTGCAACAAagcatataaaaatgtatttcattcgTCTAAATTTAGAGTGAACTTAAGGTGAAAACGGAACTGCAGTTTTCAAATAAATATCCTATTCTTTTAGAATCCATGTGGTTGTTTTATTGTCATACAAATTCCCTCTGGCGCTAAATTACAGTAATGGACAAAACAATCTCTACATacatgaagtttgtttttgacAGTGGTGCACACATTGTTCAGTTATTTCTcgttattaataaaaataaagaaatatcacCTTCCCTTTTTGAATATGTGGTGTTGAACACATAACAAATGACTGATGTTGGATGTCATTTCAATTTTGATCCCTTAACCAAAGAGCCTAGTGTGTATTGCAAAATACAGTAGATTAATTTCATGTTATACCAGATTCGTATTACATGCCTTCTATACCTTGTGGAAAACAATGGAATTTAGAGCGATGAGAAAAATAGACAGGATAGAATTTAGTTTTGCTAAATGTTGAGTTAATAAAGACTTGTCATTTGCAGAGTAAATTTTGTTAGTTCATTTTGCAGTGAGCAAATAATCGAATCAAAAGGATGAAAGCAACACTATCGGCATCAAATACCAGATAAAACATTGAGTAATGATGCATTAATATTACAACAACTAAGACAGAATAAAGGCAGACTAAAAACAGTAGAAATACACTACTCATCTGCGAGACCAAACCTTACGTTGTATGAATTTCAATTTCATATCCAACATTTGCATATTCGATTAATGAAACTAT
It encodes the following:
- the LOC144194753 gene encoding F-box/LRR-repeat protein 3-like, which produces MKRVLGTKQVDGGGTSSGSSKRSCKQSCEADLDERVVLWEHLPQEVLLHILQYLPLLDRAYASQVCRGWNHAFHMPELWRCFEFELNQPASSYLKATHPDLIKQIIKRHANHLQYVSFKVDSSRESAEAACNILSQLVNCSLKTLGIISTARPSFMELPKSHFISALTVVFVNSKSLSSLKIDDTPVDDPSLKVLVANNSDTLKLLKMSSCPHVSPAGILCVADQCHGLRELALNYHLLSDELLIALSSEKHVHLEHLRIDVVSENPGQQFHTIKKSSWDAMVRHSPKFNLVMYFFLYEDEFGPFFRDELPVTHLYFGRSVSKDVLGRVGLTCPRLVELVVCANGLRPLDEELIRIAQRCTQLSAIGLGECEVSCSAFVEFVKMCGHRLTQLSIMEEVLVPDHRYGLDDIHWEVSKHLGRVWFPDMMPTW